One window of the Solanum stenotomum isolate F172 chromosome 11, ASM1918654v1, whole genome shotgun sequence genome contains the following:
- the LOC125844682 gene encoding uncharacterized protein LOC125844682 isoform X2, translated as MCPLRVHSWMDIEKYKLEHMWNAIMETSTRNSVNRSKMSMPHHTGSKPIREIIYELGGKDGKPPNMDTTFFETHKKDNKLAEPETNAKYVKIQKLVQSDSSLTNIEVVKKCFGPQRKSHVIGFGGGITAKELKGGNSSKAALLDKLSASEKENELLKKRMDELENKCQRMDELERKYEQLASVVFGEPTSPPSSTDQ; from the exons ATGTGTCCATTGCGGGTACACTCATGGATGGACATCGAAAAATATAAGCTAGAACATATGTGGAATGCCATTATG GAAACAAGTACAAGAAACTCAGTGAATAGGTCTAAGATGAGTATGCCTCATCATACGGGTAGTAAGCCTATTAGAGAGATTATTTATGAATTG GGAGGAAAAGATGGTAAGCCACCAAACATGGACACTACCTTCTTCGAGACACATAAGAAGGATAACAAGCTTGCTGAACCTGAAACAAATGCAAAATAT GTTAAGATCCAGAAACTGGTTCAATCTGATTCATCTCTTACAAATATTGAGGTCGTCAAAAAGTGCTTTGGACCTCAACGTAAGAGTCATGTGATTGGATTTGGAGGTGGGATAACCGCTAAGGAGTTGAAAGGTGGTAACTCTTCAAAGGCTGCATTGCTAGATAAGTTGAGTGcaagtgaaaaagaaaatgaattattaaaaaaacgCATGGATGAGTTGGAGAATAAATGTCAACGCATGGATGAgcttgagagaaaatatgaaCAACTTGCAAGTGTAGTGTTTGGTGAACCTACATCACCGCCATCTTCCACTGATCAATAG
- the LOC125845799 gene encoding uncharacterized protein LOC125845799, whose product MAPNKEWMQLFDDRLDNAYVLGVEKILNYSFTKLGEKQKIRCPCMKCCNASSRTREMVRSHLLVHGIVRSYTFWYHHGERLHEPESDSEFVDNNDIERDDEEDEIHEILGDLYPNLNEVIMNIDGDDFIEEAKQFYSHLKDFEQPIYEGSKDSKLSTLVKLLHIKSIGKWSNASFTMLLKMLKEDGSNLPTSYYNAKKIIWELGFSYQKIDACKNNCTLYWKDDALLESCKVCGTSRWKEDKRNRETKFKHGKKIPCKILRYFPLKPRLGRLFMSSKTSSLMRWHHDERINDGIMKHPADSVAWKTLDELHPSFATEPRKVLLGLASDGFQPFKSTKTPHSIWPVVLIPYNLPPWLCMKQENFILSMLILCPESPGDTIDVYLQPFIEELMELWETGVKTFDASSRQNFMLHASLLWTINDFPAYANLSGWSTKGKLACPCCNKETLSIWLKNGNKQCYMRHRRFLPRNHKWRNDKDSFDGTKEHKLPPKMLSGNDILDQVADLDVNIQSKDPKKKTKISHGNRVDNWNKKSIFFDLPYWKTLLLRHNLDVMHIEKNIYDNLLGTILNVKGKTKDTINSRLDLEVIDIKKELHPIKKGDKYELPTACYTLSPKEKHKFFNFLKNLKVPYGFSSNISQCVNLKDRKLSGLKSHDYHVILQHLLPLAIRGMLFKSVLEPLIELSIFFNMLRAKCLRVDELEKIEAQIPITLCKLEKVFIPAFFDIMVHLPIHLANEAKIAGPIQYRWMYLVERWLYFLKSFIRNRTHPEGSIAEGYIETECMTLCSRYLHMVETRFNRTERNYDGDSIESDGGLTIFSQPGKTSKCATPESLESDEFEQPHFYILKNCDEIQPFLEEFSQVPFDTSKNDSEIEWNSQFISWLQIKVAKLCKHDDSKQIEDLFSLSRGPLHMVIVVGETDEENKTIDYYGELTEILELQFVGGRRVMLFRCAWFDVYDQERGIKVDEYGFVSVNRKRLLKVNEPFVLANQASQVFYVDDLSNKGWHVVRKVQPRDSFDIGENNDGDLDNLLEI is encoded by the exons ATGGCACCTAATAAAGAATGGATGCAACTTTTTGATGATCGACTTGATAATGCTTATGTGCTTGGGGtggagaaaattttgaattattctttTACAAAGTtaggagaaaaacaaaaaatacgTTGTCCATGTATGAAATGTTGTAATGCATCTTCAAGAACTCGTGAGATGGTTAGGTCACATTTATTGGTACATGGAATTGTCCGAAGTTATACTTTTTGGTATCATCATGGGGAGAGGTTACATGAACCAGAGTCAGATTCTGAATTTGTAGACAATAATGACATTGAAAGGGATGATGAGGAGGATGAAATACATGAGATTTTAGGGGATTTATATCCTAATTTGAATGAAGTCATTATGAACATAGATGGTGATGATTTTATTGAGGAAGCAAAACaattttatagtcatttaaaaGATTTTGAGCAACCAATCTATGAAGGTTCCAAAGATTCTAAACTTTCTACTTTGGTCAAATTACTTCATATAAAAAGTATTGGTAAATGGAGTAATGCGTCATTTACAATGTtgttgaagatgttgaaggaaGATGGATCAAATTTGCCAACTTCATATTACAATGCAAAAAAGATAATTTGGGAGCTTGGATTTTCTTACCAGAAAATTGATGCATGTAAGAATAATTGCACGTTGTATTGGAAGGATGATGCGCTTCTTGAATCTTGCAAAGTATGTGGAACATCTAGATGGAAGGAGGATAAACGTAATAGGGAAACAAAATTTAAGCATGGGAAAAAGATACCATGCAAGATTTTGCGTTATTTTCCTCTAAAGCCAAGACTTGGAAGACTGTTTATGTCTTCAAAAACATCTTCTTTGATGAGGTGGCATCATGATGAGAGAATTAATGATGGAATAATGAAGCATCCCGCTGATTCAGTAGCTTGGAAGACACTGGATGAACTTCACCCATCTTTTGCTACTGAACCACGTAAGGTTCTACTTGGACTTGCTAGTGATGGTTTTCAACCTTTTAAAAGTACAAAAACTCCACATAGCATTTGGCCTGTGGTATTGATTCCTTATAACTTACCACCTTGGTTATGCATGAagcaagaaaattttattttatcgatGCTTATTCTATGCCCTGAAAGTCCCGGAGATACAATTGATGTTTATCTCCAACCTTTCATAGAAGAATTAATGGAATTGTGGGAAACTGGTGTGAAGACCTTTGATGCATCATCTAGACAAAATTTTATGTTACATGCATCTTTGTTATGGACCATTAATGACTTTCCTGCATATGCAAATTTGTCAGGATGGAGTACCAAAGGAAAATTGGCTTGCCCATGTTGTAATAAAGAAACTCTTTCAATTTGGTTGAAAAATGGGAATAAACAGTGTTATATGCGCCATAGACGCTTTCTTCCTCGTAATCACAAATGGAGGAATGATAAAGATTCTTTTGATGGCACTAAAGAGCATAAATTACCACCAAAAATGTTATCTGGTAATGATATACTTGATCAAGTGGCTGATTTAGATGTTAACATACAATCAAAGGATCCaaagaaaaagactaaaatatcacATGGTAATAGGGTTGATAATTGGAATAAGAAGAGCATTTTCTTTGATCTTCCATATTGGAAAACTCTATTGTTGCGACATAACTtagatgtgatgcacattgagaaaaatatatatgataacCTTTTGGGAACAATATTAAATGTCAAAGGAAAAACCAAAGATACCATAAATTCTCGATTGGATTTGGAAGTAATAGACATTAAGAAAGAATTGCATCCGATAAAAAAAGGGGATAAATATGAGTTACCAACTGCATGTTACACATTATCTCCTAAAGAGAAGcataaatttttcaatttcttgaagaatttgaaggtCCCATATGGATTTTCATCCAATATATCTCAGTGTGTCAATCTTAAAGATCGCAAACTTTCAGGATTGAAAAGTCATGATTACCACGTTATTCTGCAACATCTACTCCCACTTGCAATACGTGGTATGCTATTTAAATCTGTACTTGAACCACTTATTGAGTTGTCTATATTTTTCAACATGCTTAGAGCAAAATGTTTGAGAGTAGATGAGCTAGAGAAAATAGAAGCCCAAATTCCTATAACTCTATGCAAGTTAGAAAAGGTCTTCATTCCTGCATTTTTTGATATCATGGTTCACCTGCCAATTCATTTAGCTAATGAAGCTAAGATTGCTGGACCTATTCAATATCGATGGATGTATCTAGTGGAGCGATGGTTATACTTCTTAAAGTCTTTTATTCGTAATAGGACTCACCCAGAAGGCTCTATTGCAGAGGGATATATAGAAACTGAATGTATGACTTTATGTTCAAGGTATTTGCATATGGTGGAAACAAGATTTAATCGCACTGAGCGGAATTATGATGGCGATTCTATTGAATCTGATGGAGGTTTAACAATTTTTTCTCAACCTGGAAAAACTTCAAAGTGTGCCACACCAGAAAGTCTTGAATCAGACGAATTTGAGCAGCCACACTTTTATATTCTAAAGAATTGTGATGAAATTCAACCATTTCTTGA AGAATTTTCACAAGTTCCATTTGATACCTCTAAGAATGATTCAGAGATCGAATGGAATAGTCAATTCATTAGTTGGTTACAGATTAAG GTTGCAAAATTGTGCAAACATGATGATAGTAAGCAAATAGAAGATTTGTTCTCACTATCACGTGGTCCTCTGCATAT GGTGATTGTAGTTGGTGAGACTGATGAAGAGAATAAAACTATTGATTACTATGGAGAGTTAACTGAAATTCTTGAATTACAATTTGTTGGTGGAAGAAGAGTGATGTTGTTTCGATGTGCATGGTTTGATGTGTATGACCAAGAAAGGGGAATTAAAGTAGATGAATATGGCTTCGTAAGTGTTAACCGAAAACGATTATTGAAAGTAAATGAGCCTTTTGTATTAGCCAACCAAGCATCACAAGTATTTTATGTTGACGATCTTTCGAATAAAGGATGGCATGTTGTGCGAAAGGTTCAACCTCGTGATTCTTTTGATATTGGTGAAAACAATGATGGTGATTTAGATAATCTGTTAGAAATCTAG
- the LOC125844682 gene encoding uncharacterized protein LOC125844682 isoform X1, whose protein sequence is MDNWRGSLPRNVKSKTFCDALKYVPKEVDKGDWEWLVKEHFLSHKFKETSTRNSVNRSKMSMPHHTGSKPIREIIYELGGKDGKPPNMDTTFFETHKKDNKLAEPETNAKYVKIQKLVQSDSSLTNIEVVKKCFGPQRKSHVIGFGGGITAKELKGGNSSKAALLDKLSASEKENELLKKRMDELENKCQRMDELERKYEQLASVVFGEPTSPPSSTDQ, encoded by the exons ATGGATAATTGGAGAGGATCACTACCCAGGAATGTGAAGTCTAAGACATTTTGCGATGCTCTAAAATATGTGCCAAAAGAGGTAGACAAGGGTGATTGGGAATGGCTAGTTAAAGAGCATTTTCTGAGTCACAAGTTTAAG GAAACAAGTACAAGAAACTCAGTGAATAGGTCTAAGATGAGTATGCCTCATCATACGGGTAGTAAGCCTATTAGAGAGATTATTTATGAATTG GGAGGAAAAGATGGTAAGCCACCAAACATGGACACTACCTTCTTCGAGACACATAAGAAGGATAACAAGCTTGCTGAACCTGAAACAAATGCAAAATAT GTTAAGATCCAGAAACTGGTTCAATCTGATTCATCTCTTACAAATATTGAGGTCGTCAAAAAGTGCTTTGGACCTCAACGTAAGAGTCATGTGATTGGATTTGGAGGTGGGATAACCGCTAAGGAGTTGAAAGGTGGTAACTCTTCAAAGGCTGCATTGCTAGATAAGTTGAGTGcaagtgaaaaagaaaatgaattattaaaaaaacgCATGGATGAGTTGGAGAATAAATGTCAACGCATGGATGAgcttgagagaaaatatgaaCAACTTGCAAGTGTAGTGTTTGGTGAACCTACATCACCGCCATCTTCCACTGATCAATAG